The proteins below come from a single Beutenbergia cavernae DSM 12333 genomic window:
- a CDS encoding VOC family protein produces MSQVFKVITYPVRDLSAAKAFYTTLLGTEPYADSEYYVGYRLGDQEIGLDPNGHATGLTGPIGYHPVDDLEAAVEAATAAGATLVKPIAEVGPGRRIAAVADADGNVTGLMHG; encoded by the coding sequence ATGTCGCAGGTGTTCAAGGTGATCACGTACCCCGTCCGGGACCTCTCGGCCGCGAAGGCGTTCTACACGACGCTGCTCGGCACGGAGCCGTACGCGGACTCGGAGTACTACGTCGGCTACCGGCTCGGCGACCAGGAGATCGGCCTCGACCCGAACGGCCACGCGACCGGGCTCACGGGTCCGATCGGGTACCACCCGGTCGACGACCTGGAGGCCGCCGTGGAGGCGGCGACGGCGGCCGGGGCGACGCTCGTGAAGCCCATCGCCGAGGTCGGCCCGGGGCGGCGCATCGCCGCTGTCGCCGACGCCGACGGCAACGTCACGGGGCTCATGCACGGCTGA
- a CDS encoding sigma-70 family RNA polymerase sigma factor, with protein MDRTERLARRFEEDRPHLRAVAYRLLGSAAEADDAVQEAWLRLSRSDTSDVANLTGWLTTVVGRISLDMLRSRTSRREAPLEAERSDAVDHAAPDPEAAAVQADAVGTALLVVLDQLAPAERLAFVLHDLFGVPFEDIGPIVGRSTTASRQLASRARRRVRGAGDDAGAEPDPARQRQVVEAFLAASREGDFAGLLALLDPDVVLTADRAAVAAATVNAAKGAPELAPEVRGAGAVAEAFAGRAAYATTALVDGAWGAVWASDGAARAVFAFTVERGRIVGIDLVLNQTTVREMDVQLVP; from the coding sequence ATGGACCGCACGGAACGACTGGCCCGACGCTTCGAGGAGGACCGGCCGCACCTGCGCGCCGTCGCGTACCGCCTCCTCGGATCCGCCGCCGAGGCCGACGATGCCGTACAGGAGGCGTGGCTGCGACTCAGCAGATCGGACACGAGCGACGTCGCCAACCTCACGGGGTGGCTGACGACGGTCGTCGGGCGGATCTCGCTCGACATGCTGCGCTCCCGCACGTCGCGCCGCGAGGCTCCGCTCGAGGCCGAGCGCTCGGACGCCGTCGACCACGCCGCGCCCGACCCGGAGGCCGCGGCCGTGCAGGCGGACGCCGTCGGCACGGCCCTCCTCGTGGTCCTGGACCAGCTCGCACCCGCGGAACGGCTGGCGTTCGTGCTGCACGACCTGTTCGGCGTGCCGTTCGAGGACATCGGGCCGATCGTCGGGCGGTCGACGACGGCGTCCCGTCAGCTCGCGAGCCGCGCGCGGCGGCGGGTGCGTGGGGCCGGCGACGACGCCGGCGCCGAACCGGACCCGGCCCGCCAGCGTCAGGTGGTCGAGGCGTTCCTCGCGGCCTCGCGCGAGGGCGACTTCGCCGGGCTCCTGGCCCTGCTCGACCCGGACGTCGTGCTGACCGCCGACCGGGCCGCCGTCGCCGCCGCGACCGTCAACGCGGCGAAGGGGGCCCCGGAGCTCGCTCCCGAGGTGCGCGGTGCTGGCGCCGTCGCGGAGGCGTTCGCCGGGCGCGCGGCGTACGCGACGACGGCGCTCGTCGACGGCGCGTGGGGCGCCGTGTGGGCCTCGGACGGCGCAGCGCGGGCGGTGTTCGCGTTCACGGTAGAGCGGGGACGCATCGTGGGCATCGACCTCGTGCTGAACCAGACCACCGTGCGCGAGATGGACGTCCAGCTCGTGCCGTAG
- a CDS encoding NAD-dependent epimerase/dehydratase family protein gives MAALRVLFIGGNGTISAASSRLAIERGHDLTLLNRGVSAASDTPDARPPIEGARSLVGDAGDPDSIRAAVAGQEWDVVVNFRSFSPEQAAADVEIFDGVVGQYVYISSASAYAKPVEHLPITESTPLKNPFWQYSRNKIASEEVLVRAWRERDFPATIVRPSHTYDERSIPIPGRWTAIDRLRRGAPVPVVGDGTSLWTLTHTRDFAVAFVGLLGDRRAVGDTFHITSDESLTWAQITRILARAAGADEPELIPIPGRAIGTELQDELDGLVGDKVHSVVFDNSKVKALVPEYTATTRYWQGAAEVLAWYDADERRRVVDPDVDAALDRLITRFGS, from the coding sequence ATGGCAGCGCTGCGAGTCCTCTTCATCGGCGGCAACGGCACGATCAGCGCGGCGTCGAGCCGACTGGCGATCGAACGGGGTCACGACCTCACGCTCCTCAACCGGGGCGTCTCGGCGGCGTCGGACACCCCGGACGCCCGGCCCCCGATCGAGGGCGCAAGGTCGCTGGTCGGAGACGCCGGGGATCCGGACTCGATCCGGGCCGCCGTCGCCGGCCAGGAGTGGGACGTCGTCGTGAACTTCCGCTCGTTCTCGCCCGAGCAGGCGGCGGCCGACGTCGAGATCTTCGACGGCGTCGTCGGCCAGTACGTCTACATCTCCTCGGCCTCGGCCTACGCCAAGCCGGTGGAGCACCTGCCGATCACCGAGTCGACGCCGTTGAAGAACCCGTTCTGGCAGTACTCGCGGAACAAGATCGCCAGCGAGGAGGTGCTGGTGCGGGCCTGGCGCGAGCGCGACTTCCCGGCGACCATCGTCCGCCCCAGCCACACCTACGACGAGCGCAGCATCCCGATCCCGGGACGCTGGACGGCGATCGACCGACTGCGCCGCGGAGCGCCGGTGCCGGTGGTCGGCGACGGTACCTCGCTGTGGACGCTGACCCACACGCGCGACTTCGCCGTCGCGTTCGTCGGGCTGCTGGGCGACCGCCGCGCGGTCGGGGACACCTTCCACATCACCTCCGACGAGTCACTCACCTGGGCGCAGATCACGCGGATCCTGGCCCGTGCCGCCGGCGCGGACGAGCCGGAGCTCATCCCCATCCCGGGACGGGCCATCGGGACCGAGCTGCAGGACGAGCTCGACGGGCTGGTCGGGGACAAGGTGCACTCGGTGGTCTTCGACAACAGCAAGGTCAAGGCGCTGGTGCCCGAGTACACGGCCACCACCCGGTACTGGCAGGGCGCCGCCGAGGTCCTCGCCTGGTACGACGCCGACGAGCGCCGCCGCGTGGTCGATCCCGACGTCGACGCCGCGCTGGACCGGCTCATCACCCGCTTCGGGTCGTAG
- a CDS encoding response regulator gives MSIRVVVADDQDLVRAGLVMILGAQPDLEVVGEAEDGLAALELATRLRPDVLLVDIRMPGLDGVEVTRRLAGPGVTDPMAVVVITTFDLDEYVLGALRAGARGFLLKDAGPELLVRAIHAAAEGDALIAPNVTRRLLATFADQAPAVPVQPIDPLTGREEEVLALVARGRTNAEIATELFVGLSTVKTHVASLMTKLGARNRVEIAMWAYDTRRVRAD, from the coding sequence ATGAGCATCCGTGTGGTCGTAGCCGACGACCAGGACCTGGTCCGGGCCGGGCTGGTGATGATCCTCGGCGCGCAACCCGACCTCGAGGTCGTGGGTGAGGCAGAGGACGGGCTCGCAGCGCTCGAGCTGGCGACCCGACTGCGTCCCGATGTCCTCCTCGTCGACATCCGGATGCCCGGGCTCGACGGCGTCGAGGTGACGCGGCGGCTGGCCGGGCCAGGCGTGACGGACCCGATGGCGGTCGTCGTGATCACCACCTTCGACCTCGATGAGTACGTCCTCGGCGCCCTACGCGCGGGCGCCCGCGGCTTCCTCCTGAAGGACGCCGGGCCGGAGCTCCTCGTGCGGGCCATCCACGCCGCGGCCGAGGGGGACGCGCTGATCGCCCCCAACGTCACCCGACGGCTGCTGGCGACCTTCGCCGACCAGGCGCCGGCGGTACCGGTCCAGCCCATCGACCCTCTCACCGGGCGCGAGGAGGAGGTGCTCGCGCTGGTGGCACGGGGCCGGACCAACGCCGAGATCGCCACCGAGCTCTTCGTCGGCCTCAGTACGGTCAAGACCCACGTCGCGTCGTTGATGACCAAGCTCGGCGCCCGCAACCGCGTCGAGATCGCGATGTGGGCCTACGACACCAGGCGCGTGAGAGCGGACTAA
- a CDS encoding MFS transporter: MTTTTPRNAHASGAAPSASTAADQHDPTAGSSPTSDDGGPSLLRQPRAVWAVAFAAVVAFMGIGLVDPILPAIASDLDATHAQVMLLFTSYMAVTGVAMLVTGWVSSRIGAKKTLLAGLAIIVVFAALAGASDSIGAIVGLRAGWGLGNALFIATALATIVGAASGGVASAIILYEAALGVGIATGPLLGGLLGSVSWRGPFFGTAVLMAIAFVAITVLLPRSAPPERRTSLADPFRALRFPALRALAVTAFFYNMGFFALLAYTPLVLDMSAGSLGLIFFGWGVCLAVTSVLVAPCLHRRFGRIGVILAMFVGLGVVLAVMALTTTAPAALIVCVILAGAFLGVVNTLLTEAVMVAAPVERAVASAAYSFVRFFGGALAPFLAGFLAEVSVGLPFWMGAAAVVVAFVVLLTQRRTLGHADRDDEPEIAEAEALTVAEAS; this comes from the coding sequence ATGACGACCACCACCCCACGCAACGCCCACGCATCGGGGGCGGCGCCGTCGGCGTCCACCGCCGCAGATCAGCACGACCCGACGGCGGGGTCGAGCCCGACGTCCGACGACGGCGGCCCCTCGCTCCTGAGGCAGCCGCGCGCCGTGTGGGCGGTGGCGTTCGCGGCGGTCGTCGCGTTCATGGGCATCGGTCTCGTGGACCCGATCCTCCCGGCGATCGCCAGCGACCTCGACGCGACGCACGCCCAGGTCATGCTCCTGTTCACGAGCTACATGGCCGTGACCGGGGTCGCGATGCTCGTGACTGGCTGGGTGTCGAGCCGCATCGGGGCCAAGAAGACGCTGCTCGCCGGGCTCGCGATCATCGTCGTGTTCGCCGCGCTGGCCGGAGCCTCCGACTCGATCGGCGCCATCGTCGGCCTGCGGGCCGGCTGGGGACTCGGGAACGCGCTGTTCATCGCGACGGCGCTCGCGACGATCGTCGGGGCAGCGTCCGGGGGCGTGGCGTCGGCGATCATCCTGTACGAGGCGGCGCTCGGCGTCGGCATCGCCACCGGCCCGCTGCTCGGTGGTCTGCTCGGCTCGGTGAGCTGGCGCGGGCCGTTCTTCGGGACCGCCGTGCTCATGGCGATCGCCTTCGTGGCGATCACCGTGCTGCTTCCCCGCAGCGCCCCGCCCGAGCGGCGGACGTCGCTAGCGGACCCGTTCCGCGCCCTGCGCTTCCCGGCGCTGCGTGCGCTCGCCGTGACGGCGTTCTTCTACAACATGGGCTTCTTCGCGCTCCTCGCGTACACGCCGCTCGTGCTCGACATGTCCGCCGGCTCCCTCGGCCTCATCTTCTTCGGCTGGGGTGTGTGCCTGGCGGTCACGTCGGTGCTCGTCGCCCCGTGCCTGCACAGGCGGTTCGGGAGGATCGGCGTGATCCTGGCGATGTTCGTGGGGCTCGGCGTCGTCCTCGCGGTCATGGCCCTGACGACGACGGCGCCCGCTGCCCTCATCGTGTGCGTGATCCTCGCGGGTGCGTTCCTCGGCGTCGTCAACACGCTCCTCACGGAGGCCGTGATGGTGGCCGCGCCGGTGGAGCGGGCCGTCGCGTCGGCGGCGTACAGCTTCGTGCGGTTCTTCGGCGGCGCGCTCGCGCCGTTCCTCGCCGGGTTCCTCGCCGAGGTGAGCGTGGGGCTGCCGTTCTGGATGGGGGCGGCGGCCGTGGTCGTCGCGTTCGTCGTGCTGCTGACGCAGCGGCGCACGCTGGGGCACGCCGACCGCGACGACGAGCCGGAGATCGCCGAGGCCGAGGCCCTCACCGTCGCCGAGGCCAGCTGA